In a single window of the Nicotiana tomentosiformis chromosome 8, ASM39032v3, whole genome shotgun sequence genome:
- the LOC138897988 gene encoding uncharacterized protein — MVEEGLKSSKIMSYSAIKATTQAIQSGIGSLLGKKKKEDVAMFVSGSWRGPRGPPHQYTQTRPQPQACTQAPYNPSQHYIPPPDPRYSVGLPQYHVHHAQSYAQPPPYPQWRAPTPQNPYTPPQPHQNPTGPSFRPRPDYRKERQQRKETFTPLGESYTSLFKRLRQLDVLRPIEPKIPNPPPRNLDYSLRCAYCSDAPGHDTEKCWYLKRAIQELIDTNQIVVQSPEAPNINQNPLSAHAETYMIEIVHKDGELKNSSKFVMMIRTSESNPIKALDSAKAMPLTVKGVSEKPSSLNVKPSVLVMKGPPIDVEAN, encoded by the coding sequence atggtggaagagggactcaaatcaagcaagatcatgagctactctgCCATAAAAGCAACCACACAGGCAATTCAAAGTGGCATCGGAAGCCTGttaggaaaaaagaagaaagaagatgtcGCTATGTTTGTCTCTGGATCGTGGCGTGGTCCAAGGGGTCCACCTCACCAGTACACCCAAACTCGACCCCAACCTCAAGCCTgcacccaagctccatataatccatctCAGCATTACATTCCACCACCAGACCCTCGATATTCTGTCGGGCtaccccaataccatgttcaccatgcacagtcatatgctcaaccccctccttacccgcaatggcgtgctccaactccacaaaatccttATACGCCCCCACAACCACACCAAAACCCTACTGGTCCAAGTTTTCGACCAAGGCCAGATTACAGAAAAGAGAGGCAGCAGcggaaagaaaccttcacccctcttggagagtcCTATACCAGTTTGTTTAAGAGGTTGAGGCAGTTGGACGTTTTGAGGCCGATTGAGCCAAAGATACCAAATCCGCCTCCAAGGAACCTTGATTACTCCCTCAGATGTGCGTATTGTTCTGATGCCCCGGGTCACGACACGGAGAAGTGCTGGTATTTGAAGAGGGCgatccaagagcttattgatacaaatcaaattgtggtccagagcccggaggcgccaaacatcaaccaaaatcctttgtCGGCCCATGCAGAGACATATATGATCGAGATAGTTCATAAGGATGGGGAGCTCAAAAACTCTTCCAAGTTTGTCATGATGATCCGGACTAGCGAAAGTAATCCAATCAAAGCTCTAGATTCTGCAAAAGCAATGCCCTTGACAGTTAAAGGGGTGTCGGAGAAGCCAAGCTCGCTCAACGTGAAGCCATCTGTATTGGTTATGAAAGGGCCTCCGATTGATGTTGAAGCGAACTAG